A section of the Pseudomonas sp. Q1-7 genome encodes:
- a CDS encoding urea transporter, which produces MYRLPLRPEVRSWACAQLNGFSQIFLQRHPACGALILLAIAVGAPSLLGGALLGGGASWLTAVRRRYSPNDIEAGLYGYNGVLLGLLLSARFEASLYLALLILCAAGLSSLLLNALLNALRQHNWLRAYTSPFVALGWLLLALGGPLELTPTLSAATAFEPGWIDTPLAVLRGIGQVIFLDQPLSGALVLGALFLAGWRVGLWALLGSVVALLFAIALGMPLQASLGGLFSLNGALIALALGKDFRRPWCALAGILLGVVLQPGFAVLGLPAMTAPFILACWLVLAAKRMIGRPQPAPRRAAD; this is translated from the coding sequence ATGTACCGACTGCCTTTACGACCCGAAGTCCGTAGCTGGGCTTGCGCCCAACTCAACGGCTTCAGCCAGATTTTCCTCCAGCGCCATCCGGCCTGCGGGGCGTTGATCCTGCTCGCCATCGCCGTGGGCGCACCCAGCCTCCTGGGCGGCGCCTTGCTCGGCGGCGGCGCCTCCTGGCTCACCGCCGTACGTCGTCGCTACAGCCCCAACGACATCGAAGCCGGGCTCTACGGCTACAACGGCGTGCTCCTTGGCCTGCTACTCAGCGCGCGCTTCGAAGCCTCGCTTTACCTGGCGCTGCTGATTCTCTGCGCCGCCGGCCTGTCCAGCCTGCTGCTCAACGCACTGCTGAATGCGCTACGCCAGCACAATTGGCTGCGCGCCTACACGTCGCCCTTCGTCGCGCTCGGCTGGCTGCTGCTGGCCCTGGGCGGCCCGCTGGAGCTGACGCCCACCCTCAGCGCGGCCACCGCGTTTGAGCCTGGCTGGATCGACACGCCGCTTGCGGTGCTGCGCGGCATTGGCCAGGTGATTTTCCTCGACCAGCCCCTGTCCGGCGCGCTGGTACTCGGTGCGTTGTTCCTCGCTGGCTGGCGCGTCGGGCTCTGGGCACTGCTGGGTTCAGTCGTCGCGCTGCTCTTCGCCATCGCGCTGGGTATGCCCCTGCAAGCGTCGCTCGGCGGTCTGTTCAGCCTTAACGGCGCACTCATCGCCCTCGCCCTCGGCAAGGACTTCCGCCGCCCCTGGTGCGCGCTGGCCGGCATCCTCCTGGGCGTCGTCCTGCAACCGGGTTTCGCCGTCCTCGGCCTGCCCGCCATGACGGCACCCTTCATCCTCGCCTGCTGGCTCGTGCTGGCGGCCAAACGGATGATCGGGCGGCCTCAGCCCGCTCCCCGGCGCGCTGCGGATTGA